A region of the Parasteatoda tepidariorum isolate YZ-2023 chromosome 7, CAS_Ptep_4.0, whole genome shotgun sequence genome:
GTGAATGTGCATTATAGTTCTACCAGTTCTAAATAGTTCTAAATTTTCTATACCAAATactctgcattttttttctagtacctttttttccgtttCGTAACCTTCTTGCTTAATAGACTCGTTCAAAGGTGAAAAAGTGATTTGCACCGCAACTTTGTATAGAAACTAAATAATCAATGTAAATTAGGTTTTAACATGAAAtcttcctatttaaaaaaagagcttaaaacagaataaaaaaaatctaaatgatgTCATTCAGAAAGATTGCATGTTCTAATTCTAAgactatgaaaaaataatatattaaacgtttaaaattttatttccaaacgatagaaaaataaacaaaactttggTTTCTGTTCTGAAATCAGCCAAAAAATGTATGTTGCCCAGAAACTTCGAGGTGTTTTTCAatcaactattaataaataaaccgCTCTCGAGGAAGcaaaaaatgatgaatgaaaAAGCCTCAGCtttaatttcattcttcttTAGTGCACTAACTTGGTTTTGGTAGCAACGGAGAAACTCTAAGTATTTTTCTCTTGTCGATCACACAGTtaaattatggttattttaaatttctacaccTGCTACGGCGATATTGTTTGGTCTTAATTCGGGACTGCACCAAACATATATACCTTCCTAGCATTCCGATTTGTATAACCCCCATAATTGGAGGGTTAAGAAtccaaacatatatatataaattcaaaatgaagaataaagcaaagagaaattaaagacatatgaaaaaaagggggaaataataagtaataagtaaaaaaataacaaacaacagtttaaaaaaaagggggataaaattttatttaaaaaaccgttTTCGCAGAaggattgccagattacaaaatatgaaaacaaaagcgcaaattgagtgtaacaagagggttttaaagtgtcgttcttactgcactgctgaagtgatttgttattctgtgcattgatttgttagttaccaaggatgggcccgaaatggatgtgcgcaaggtaatattatactgaatAATNTatgatgttattattttaataagtttttgtttagGGTCTATACTatgtatactatatatataaagaatattaagataataattCTATTAGCTTTCAAGGTTAAAAGTActtcacatatatatatatatatatatatatatgtgtgtgtgcgtgtgtgtatacatttattcagtgaaattaagtttttatgtctaattttgcaacttaaattaatagttagtactgattaattggcatatttgaggtcacccatTGGAGCTATTGATATTGACACTTAGTACgaaaaatccaatcattataAGTAGAGATATTCTAGGGGATATCTTGTTTTGATCATTGTATATATTTCTATGAGGCTTAACTGAAAATATGTGTGCATAGTATGTACAATGTAAACAAATGAAACGATTCTGGTTAAGGATCTCAGGAATATCGATTTTTGATTCAATACTTAACTAAATTTCTTATTACGTAATGTAAGACGCGTGTATATTGTAATTCAACAAGAAGTTTGACATTGATAACATTGTAATGACTACAtccgaaaacattttaaattatgtacagctttaaaataaaaaagctttatttgtttttttcctctatTAAATGAAAGCAATTGGGAATTTctcgaattaatatttttgttatatccTAGTATAAAGAGAAATGAAAACTATGGTTGtcataaataagtataattcaATGCCCAAATACTTAAGCAAAATGTATTGAAgaatgaagtaatatttttcacttactgCGTCATACTCTAAATTCAttactttcaaatttcttaactaagcattaaagttcatttagttcagtaaatattaaacacTCATGTGGAAGAATTGCAATTATTCATTCTAATTTGCTAATTCAAGAACTTTCCTAATCTAAGAAAGCATTgctaatattgtataaaaaaaataaggagacTTTTTTTgcatcgataaaaaaaaaatcccttactttttcttttaagtattagatttacctttttttcgacttcattgaaagaaaaactacattttcgACGATTTATTTTGTAGTCGTTCAGATTAaacgaagaaaaagaaattttttctagatattaagcgaaaaaatgttaaaaaactatCGGAATTGAGTATTTGCTCATTTGTCAgtgagatttaaaatatataaaaaattattttcaagaactgTTTTTTCTGCAATAGAAGATCAACAGGAAAAATTGCTTTCCAAAAGCAAAATTCTAAGCTCTTTTTTCCTTTATCTAAGCTTCAATCCATTCGTTTAATTAGTGAATGGAAAAGTAGCATATcttttaaagtgatttaaaaaataccgtTTTTATGCATGCGTGATATAaggaaattatattcttttattaaagaaactcattataaattgataaatagagaaaagaagcaagaaagtttttttattctttatttgaataaacaattgtttttacttttagcaTTTCTATAATACCTTTTTCATCTATATATATAGCAGATATTTAACAATACTTTTCGCTATACcagaaataacatatttttacagattttgaaatttttctaatgttttcTCGCATCGATTGTATTACtgttattttgaagattttcaaAGGGGTACAATGTagtcatagaaataaaaaagcatttgattCGGATATAATTCTTTCATGTAAAGTTGGtttaaaatggtaataaattgtccttatttttttcattttctaagaaattgtaCTCAAAAGCATTTAAGGAAAGCTGAATGctgttttaatgtattagaTTATATACACCTGAAGTTAATATCCTTGGCAGCCACATTCAATGTCAATGTGTGTGTCAATGTGTTCCTGATAGTCGACGTGTTAGATAGaatattgaatgcattgaatttttttatatttcgcgtttatttatgcattgaattttcactctttaaaatgcagaatattagtgaagcaatatttgataatttattttgctaataggtttcttatttagctaatgttttgattttttcaccatgtacaatctaaatagttaatatacttttttaaaagccaataagaacattggtagaattcttctacataagtacaatactatgtctttaatgataaaatactatgtctttgatgataatatattttgtctttgtgctagaacattgtgttcattggcgagcgagcgcagcgagccatggttcacggcgtgaaccacataggattgcgtagcaatcctcgggggttggcgagcgttagcgggcagggggcggagcctcctagttaagttataaatcatttaacagataTCTTTAACTGTAAATTATTACAGTATATTAACGTTATTTGCACAACAATAGTAAAtgaaaaacagttaataatgtTTTACAACCTTTCTAACtagctttatcttaaaatgtagagCAAAATTacactataataataataaaaaatacaactattCTCTTAGATTTTAACtcgaaaattgaattaaaaacgtAATTATAGCTGTACAGgaaaacaactttaatttagggatacaaaaatctttatagaaaaacaatacctttacgactttcattagtttttatgcTGATGCCAACCAAAACAATATAGAAATGactgaggaaaaactggatcctaccgtgcgattttccggccaataaaaatgtgcGGACAACGATGTAAAACTGGTACACCATCATTGGacatattcaaaacaaaataaaaatttcaacaaacttTAGCTGATAAGTTTAGTTGTAACAATTCAGCagacagcattattaaaaattattactttttcacaCTCATGCGCTCTTAATTTTGCTTGACTGTTTTGTGCGTTACTAACCACAAGTCATCTGCGATTGGCCATGTGTTATCATTTCACTCtcttcttatattatataaagatatatctatatatataaaaatctcttgNNNNNNNNNNNNNNNNNNNNNNNNNNNNNNNNNNNNNNNNNNNNNNNNNNNNNNNNNNNNNNNNNNNNNNNNNNNNNNNNNNNNNNNNNNNNNNNNNNNNNNNNNNNNNNNNNNNNNNNNNNNNNNNNNNNNNNNNNNNNNNNNNNNNNNNNNNNNNNNNNNNNNNNNNNNNNNNNNNNNNNNNNNNNNNNNNNNNNNNNNNNNNNNNNNNNNNNNNNNNNNNNNNNNNNNNNNNNNNNNNNNNNNNNNNNNNNNNNNNNNNNNNNNNNNNNNNNNNNNNNNNNNNNNNNNNNNNNNNNNNNNNNNNNNNNNNNNNNNNNNNNNNNNNNNNNNNNNNNNNNNNNNNNNNNNNNNNNNNNNNNNNNNNNNNNNNNNNNNNNNNNNNNNNNNNNNNNNNNNNNNNNNNNNNNNNNNNNNNNNNNNNNNNNNNNNNNNNNNNNNNNNNNNNNNNNNNNNNNNNNNNNNNNNNNNNNNNNNNNNNNNNNNNNNNNNNNNNNNNNGTCACATTACATTAAGTGTAAATGTGAcagtttataactaattttttttcattttttggacagatttaacgtatattttaaatatatctttatttaaacgATTCCAAACTAGACATAGAAACGTAATTAATCATAAGTAATATTCACGCACGTTGCAACAAGtcatattaaactttaatactTATGCTCGCCCTTAAAAGAAGAgcatcaaatatatttgcaagtatGTGAATAAGGGCAGTAATGTGGCAGTATTTCGAGTTGAAAATACCAATGTGACTGCTCTTCCAGTGAATAACAACGACGAAATAACGCTGTACCAAATTGGCCGGTACATCAGCTCCAATGAAGCTGTTTGGCGTAACTTTGGATTCCCTATTCATGATCCAACAGTTATTCATTTAGCTGTCCATCTTGAAAATGGTCAGAGCGTATATTTCACGAACGAGACAGAGATTGACCGAGATATAAATCCACAAAAAACTACaccaactgaattttttttaattgtgtaatcGTGCGAATGCTTTTGGTGCCTTTGCATGGACATTGCTCTACTCAGAAGTACCACACTATTTCACATGGgctcaaacaaaaaaatggacACCCTGCAAGAAAGGCACACCGGTTGATGCATGTCCCggtttattcaaatcaaacgCCTTGGGGAGTATTTACAGTCAACCCAAGGCAGACAGAGTGCTTTTTTTTCCGACTGTTGTTGGTTAATGTCACCGGTTGATTGTCATTTCAAGATATACGTAAAGTCGGTGGACAACATCATCCATCGTATAAAGATGCATGCCTTGCACTCGGCTTGCTGGAAGATGACAACCAGTGGAGATGTATGCTTGCTGAAACTGCACCGCAAAGCAAATTCGTCGACTGTTTGCTATAGTATTAACTACATGTTTCCCGGCCCGAATAGAAACGTTATGGGATAATCACAGAGATTCGATGACTGATGATATACGGTATCAACATCGACACGTTGCAAGGATCTAACGATAGCATTCAGCGATGCTATGTGCAATGAAGCACTGATTGCTATTGAGGATCTTTGCATTATTATTGCCAACTTGCCACTCAGTCATTTCAGTATGCCTTCGCCAAATCGAAGTGCATCTGATATATTAAACACTGACATGAATCGTGAActtcaatacaatacaatagaAATGGCAGAGAATGTCACTCGCAATGTTCCACTAATGAATGAAGAACAAAGGAACATTTATGACTGCATTATGCTCGCAGTTTCGGCAGGACAAGGTGGATTTTTTTTGGATGCACCAGGTGGAACTGGCAAAGCATGCATTATTTCGCTAATTCTCGCTGAAATACGATCAAATAATAGCATCGCGTTGGCCGTTGCATCATCTGGCATTGCGGTAACTTTATTGGATGGAGGCAGAATAGCTCATTTAGTATTTAAGCTGccactaaatattcaaaacaaccCAGACGCAGTGTGCAACATAAAAAAGCAATCGTCTATGGCAACAGTGTTGAAACACTGTAGAATTATCATCTGGGATGAATGCACTATGGCACACAAACATTCGCTTGAGGCGTTGAACTGGAcattgaaagatataaaaaacaatgacaAATTATTTGGCGGCACTTTGTTACTCCTTTCAGGTGATTTCAGACAAACACTTCCCGTCATTCCGCGTTCAACGTACGCTGATGAGATCAATGCTTGCTTGAAATCATCTCCACTTTGGCCTAATGTTGAAAAAGTTcaactaaaagtaaatatgcGCGTTCAAATGCTTCAAGATCCATCTGCTGAAACATTCTCAAAACAATTGTTAGATATCAGTGATGGAAAAGTTACTGGCAGAAAGGGCGATTTTAGCAGCAAAAAATGTGGACGTCAACGAATAGAATCTGAGGATACAACAGTTATTGCCAGGTAACTTGGTGACATATAAATCCGTTCATGCAGTTTGCGATCCCATTGAAGCTGCAAATTTTccaacagaatttttaaattcattggatTCACCAGGCATACCACCGCATAATTTAGTACTCAAAGTTGGAACTCAGGTTATTTTGCTTCGTAATTTGAACCCACCACGGTTGCGCAACGGCACGCGATTagtcgttaaaaaattaatgaacaacgttatcgaagtcattattttaaatgacaaattccGGGGTGAAAGTTTATTACTTCCACAAATCCCTATCATACCCACAGATGTgccaattcaatttaaactcATTCAGTTCCCCTTTAGATTGCCATTTGCAATGACAAGGTCAAACAATGTCTGTTTGTGTCTTAGATTTGAGCATACCATGTTTTTCCCACGGACAATTGTAAGTGGCATGCTCTCGGGTGGGCAAACCATCCAGTTTATTTGTATTAGCTAAGGATAGAATGACAAAAAGTATTGTACACTCCATTACACTAAGAGATTAATATTGTTgactaatattttcagaattcgttgtgtatttaatttataaaaaaagatgcaataaattacaaaaactattatttggtgtgttgttatttttacaatCCGTCATCGTTCACAGCGCTCCATGCCTCTTCTACTCATATACCACATACGCACACGCTACATATATTTACGTACTCTAGAAATAATTCATGTGGCAAAACAACGTTTGCCGTGTCAGCTAGTATACATATATAAACCTGTTTCAAATAAGCAACTACTTTTCTATGTTATATACCAAACATTACATTTCGATCTATAGAACGGCAGTTCAAGTGTTTTTCGAAAAAGATGAGTCCTCGACTTTTTATTCGAACCACGAACATGAGGAAAGATTCTAGAGTGTCTTACTTTCTATAGGTCAATTTAGAAACATCAGAAATGTAGTTTATGTCAGAACCATAGTTTTGGCATTCAGAAAAGTTGTAGATGTCATAACGTCAGAAATAACGTTGCAAAATGTAAGAAAAGTAGGGTAATTTCATTAGAGATACTGtacttttcaacaaaataaattgatttctgTGTTGACATGATTTTGACGATGGCATGATAACATGATTTTGCGTCTTTCTCTGCAACATCTATGAtataaaaaatccttatttctTGTCGTTAGCTTTCCGTTTAGTGCGGATTTCTGTTAATATGATTGAGTTGAGGGAAGAATATTGCATAATTGCACTCTTTTATAATGTGATAagctgaggaaaaaaaaatttttttttaccttatgcattatttttcttgttagcaccagtaaatttgtttttcataaaaaataattttgataaaaagtaattattctgTAGTATGGATTTTTGACTATTGGAATTTTCACTCTGTTAACGAGCATCTTATGATCAAGTAaacgattttaatatttatgataaagtACTTAACctatctgaaagaaaaaaaatattttctttcccttGACTCGTCTCAAGGACTGTGTTCCAAATGAAATGTTgacttcttcatttttaaagctaaaaataagcCTTCTATAACACCTTGCTATTTACTGTGctgaaattagcaaaaaaatactaaaactttgagtataatttagtattaatgcaaaaatattgcaataattcGTATTTAACGGAACTgaacttatcaaatttttaataaattttgcattttaatattcaagATGGAGGaagcacaatttaaaaacattgttttgatAGCTTAGTCCATCCTTTAACGTATTTAACTGTTGTTAatccataaattattttgtacaagactatttacttgaaattatttattgtttttttttaatttaacaatgtttAAGCAAATCTTGTTTAAGTAATGttaatattcacattttttttaaaaaagcataatttgaaataataaaatctaaaatatggCAATTTAGTAAAACAGTTCCTCCCGAGAAATTGCAATTTTGagcttaatacttttaataaatacttatattttttatttaaattaattataaagataataatagagttataatagaaaaaaatgcgatttttttttcagataaaaaatatgatttttttttacttcgtaaCCCAATTACTATTTagcttaaattaaatagtaaagttAAGGCTTGTTCCTTGAACTTTAAGGAAgcattattatgtttaaatccattcatgaaaagataattatttgagGTTGTTGTTTTGTGCGTAGTTGTGCAGTGCGGCTATGTAAACTAGGAATGACTTAGGTGTACTTCATTGGTCTATTACACGCTATAGTCGATTCTAAAATTACAGGAAGGCTCCTTTTCtcctctttcttttttacataattttccaaattttgggCATGTATTTACCCTTCCTACTCGAATTAGTAAAGTAAGTGACAAATTGTGGAACCGGTTTTGGTATCActtcctatttttaaattttaagccgATCTCTTTCTTGCAGTCTAGTGTCTACAGTGTCTGGATTTATTATAGAGCTTCAGagcatagtattaaaaaatcactttcccctaaactgtaaaaattacagaaatgtACTGGCACTCGGgatgaaagcattttttatctaaaaaacaaaataataaacaaaaatctgaGATACCGCAAATTTTACGGTAATGTTTATGtaattcatattcataaattgtaaatactaaataatatactataaatttcataaataatataattcatatattgtaaattcattgaattattgttattaaataaatattactgtaaaaaagtatggtaaaaaattttgaggtaAAGAGGAATTTTAAGGTAAATTGGCTTTAAAGTGTGCTGCATTCAAGAGGCCATTACTTTTTACCTCCTttgatcagaaattttttaacagtatacAGAAAATTATATCTAATGAATGCAGAttgatactttaataaaataggataaattaattaaatcgaCAGCGTGATTAATGtatttcactttctttttttaagcgaaaaatattttaatactatctCTATTTACAAATTCCTAGCCATAAATGTCAACCtctataaaaattgttcttgttATCTGACGCATCTGTCAACAAACTGTTGCATAATATGCAAAAGGTAAGCCACCACTAGTATAAGTGTTAGTTTGACAGCCATACCAAAAAGAGATGAATTCCAATTCCCCAAAAGTCtcaataaaatatggaattCAATATGAGAGTTGAATAAATAAGAGTATTTCTATCTTGTTTgagaaaatgtatgaatttctttctttcttttgagtttAACACTAGAGCTTTAAAATCACCTCACTCTTCAATAATCTATCAAAGTAGTAAAGCATCTTAAACTGGTATTAAATggtatattgtttaataatcgATGAACATTATTTTGATCTTACGAAGAAtgatgagaaaattttttgacttttaaattctaaagcgaaattctgaaatcaaattcttttttctttaggcacaattttaaaatgactgtttaaTGAATGtctatttaacaatttatgctTGTTTTAGTTCTTTCATTGCTATGGGAATCATTGCTCGAAACATTTATCTTTAGGATCATTTATGTTTCAATAACAACAAGAAAACCAATGAGGTGGTTGTCTATTGGTTCTTATCGTGCAAAGACGTGTTCTCGTGGAAAAGACATTTTAAAGTTGGAGTAATTTGTTTACTCgtaaataattagatattatatttattattattattttcacaatttattacaattaatttcaaGCCATTGGGAAATGTCAAACCTAGAAAACATGCATATCGGATATTGGGTGTTTTTTGAGTTCCACAAGAGTAGTTACACAGCAGTTGTTACCAGAAACATTTGCGATATATATCCAAGTTCGTCACGCGTTCGTAAatgccaaacttttttttccaagttcAAAAATGGTGATTTCGCTCTCTCCAGATCATTActactaagtgtcaatcttaataaTTGCTGGTTGTGAATTCAAATACTCTAAATAATTAGTGctgactattatttaaattacaaaatcaagcttttaaacgtactttctctgaataaacgtgtATTCTTTTACAAGTTTGGATTCCCTACCCTCAAAATAGGGGTGGTCgagaaattttcgaaaaaattggaTCATAAAGTCGGGGGCTagaaagttatatatatatatttgatgatAGTCCTAAGCAAAAGTCAAGCAGTGTCTGAGTAATTTAAGTTGATCATAGACTAATTCAAGAGAGCAATACCCAATTTTACGCCGTTGCTAAGCAACCAAGTTCagacggtaaaaaaaaatgaattaatagcTTGTGATTGCTtggagagttttttttaatagttaatagaaaaatatctcGAAATTTCTAGGCAATAGACATTGTTTGAGTACATTTCTAACCAAAAAGATTGTTTTCCTTTCAAtctcctttgaaaagaaaattttaatcgatttataacttgtttattattttttaaacttttagaatttgaattcatgaacatttaataatacattatttgtgttttttatgttttttttacttcatttaaattaatattttattcttaaatggaatttacataaattattgtaattatatacaatattttaggaataattaattttgcagcTTTGATTGAATTTTCCTGGCAAAATAGTTTaaggaaacaaaagaaaattacatgTAGAGGGTATGGTATTATAATGCACattcacaatattttatataatttacgaTAGTTCTTTTTTCTACAACTGAAGAGATTGGGGAATGTTAagggacattttaaaaaacattgaaacatgTGCATTTAAGAATAACATGTCATAATATGTTGTATATAGCAGGATCTttgtgtattttgaaaaattactccATTCTGCCAAGtgattaagatttttctttggataaagatgaATTTCAAACAGCATCCTGttgttttgataaattctgaaacttatttttgcaaattcgTCATAAAACTTTCAGTATCAGCAACATTTATCACCAAATATCGCTAATAtgatttctttgcttttttccttaa
Encoded here:
- the LOC122272480 gene encoding uncharacterized protein, coding for MCNEALIAIEDLCIIIANLPLSHFSMPSPNRSASDILNTDMNRELQYNTIEMAENVTRNVPLMNEEQRNIYDCIMLAVSAGQGGFFLDAPGGTGKACIISLILAEIRSNNSIALAVASSGIAVTLLDGGRIAHLVFKLPLNIQNNPDAVCNIKKQSSMATVLKHCRIIIWDECTMAHKHSLEALNWTLKDIKNNDKLFGGTLLLLSGDFRQTLPVIPRSTYADEINACLKSSPLWPNVEKVQLKVNMRVQMLQDPSAETFSKQLLDISDGKVTGRKGDFSSKKCGRQRIESEDTTVIAR